From Arcticibacter tournemirensis, one genomic window encodes:
- a CDS encoding RNA polymerase sigma-70 factor, with product MRYLVELSDQNLFDLCRNGDSKAFEELYNRYWSKLYSSAFKRIKVREVAEEIVQELFTSLWTNREKIAIHTSFQNYLYSSVTYLVFAYVHKECKRRSYEEFTLSKINIFDNSTEETIAFNDLGKKLENELKQLPDRCRSVFELSRKQYKSNKEIASVMGISEKTVENQITKALRILRVNLKYLSLLLFFVFTRA from the coding sequence ATGAGGTACTTGGTGGAATTATCTGATCAGAATTTGTTTGATCTTTGCCGAAATGGTGATTCTAAAGCATTTGAAGAGCTTTATAACAGGTATTGGTCTAAATTGTATTCAAGTGCTTTTAAGAGGATTAAGGTAAGAGAAGTTGCCGAAGAGATAGTCCAGGAGCTTTTTACGAGTTTATGGACTAACCGCGAGAAAATTGCCATTCATACATCTTTTCAGAATTATTTGTACAGTTCGGTAACATATCTTGTCTTTGCTTACGTGCATAAAGAATGTAAACGCCGGTCATACGAAGAATTCACTCTTAGCAAAATAAATATTTTTGACAATTCTACCGAGGAGACCATTGCATTTAATGATTTAGGAAAGAAATTAGAAAACGAATTAAAACAACTACCCGACAGATGCCGCTCTGTTTTCGAACTGAGCCGTAAGCAATATAAATCGAATAAGGAGATAGCTTCTGTAATGGGAATCTCTGAAAAAACGGTTGAAAATCAAATTACAAAAGCACTTAGGATATTACGTGTAAACTTAAAATATCTAAGCCTCCTACTGTTTTTCGTCTTTACCAGGGCTTAA
- a CDS encoding FecR family protein: MRTKISSELLEKYLRNECSSEELKLLLDWYASFEDDLDPVDMLPQIQQKELKERMLQHIRSNLKYKQFASEKKPDTAKRNLYYSLAALAAAIIVVFSIVHYFLPKSGSSKSEIVLSADKTSFSNESGKLKHCTLPDGSDVWLKPKAKISYTHVPQSKFREVNLTGECFFDVKRDVLHPFIIRTGELRTKVLGTSFNVKAYNSMRSAEVSVVTGKVYVYISKNGFSERKGIILLPAQKAVYTQGHKDIIQVKEDSPDLRIWEKRNIFFENKPIPQVVKALNAKFNVNIEVIDPEINDYTLKADFTGQNLPEILEMISKSLDVNYEITEERIFIKSNED, translated from the coding sequence ATGAGAACGAAGATCTCTTCTGAGTTATTAGAGAAATATTTAAGGAATGAATGCAGTTCTGAAGAACTGAAATTGTTGCTGGACTGGTATGCATCCTTTGAAGATGATCTGGACCCCGTTGACATGCTTCCGCAAATACAACAGAAAGAACTGAAAGAAAGGATGCTGCAGCATATTCGGAGTAATCTGAAATATAAGCAGTTCGCATCCGAAAAGAAACCGGATACCGCTAAGCGCAACCTATATTATTCGTTGGCAGCTCTCGCCGCGGCAATTATCGTAGTATTTTCAATAGTACATTATTTTTTGCCAAAATCAGGTTCTTCAAAATCGGAAATAGTGCTGTCTGCCGATAAAACATCTTTCAGTAATGAATCTGGGAAATTAAAACACTGTACACTTCCCGATGGAAGTGATGTATGGCTTAAACCTAAAGCTAAAATCAGTTACACTCATGTTCCCCAAAGTAAATTCCGTGAAGTTAACTTGACCGGAGAATGCTTTTTTGATGTCAAACGCGATGTGCTGCATCCCTTCATTATTCGTACAGGAGAGTTGCGGACTAAGGTTCTCGGAACAAGCTTCAATGTAAAGGCATATAACAGTATGCGCTCTGCCGAAGTTTCCGTTGTTACAGGGAAGGTATACGTGTATATATCGAAGAATGGTTTTTCGGAGCGCAAAGGTATTATACTCTTACCTGCGCAAAAAGCGGTATATACACAAGGACATAAAGATATTATACAAGTTAAGGAAGATAGCCCGGACTTAAGGATATGGGAGAAGAGAAATATCTTCTTTGAAAATAAACCGATACCCCAGGTAGTGAAAGCGTTGAATGCTAAATTTAATGTCAATATAGAAGTAATAGATCCCGAGATAAATGACTACACGTTGAAAGCGGATTTTACGGGACAGAACTTGCCTGAAATTCTAGAGATGATAAGCAAGTCCCTGGATGTAAACTATGAAATAACAGAAGAAAGAATATTTATAAAAAGTAATGAGGATTAA